In one Zalophus californianus isolate mZalCal1 chromosome 10, mZalCal1.pri.v2, whole genome shotgun sequence genomic region, the following are encoded:
- the PTX4 gene encoding LOW QUALITY PROTEIN: pentraxin-4 (The sequence of the model RefSeq protein was modified relative to this genomic sequence to represent the inferred CDS: deleted 3 bases in 2 codons; substituted 1 base at 1 genomic stop codon) — MASPWRKALSLLLIFVPICLHGALSQGASPEGQRKPFVERLRRLEEQFQRLQEVTLTHLRVLASNHNLSYGIDARFQSLARETQAMALAVNRSQATMQGDLSHLKTWMQKTQRRSRKVESRLLALGAMLSERGKQHTQEGKEPQVQRGALSGLAQDLRALQDTLARLTHLMQGQGARLAALEGRGQVACPGTMAPGLTLARSPTLPGLPSPSSPTLXRGRQVLRPSPETGDPPQVSAGGLQGMRALPSPGSQWAWPPERPGETCDVGPVLVFPDTSTQNIAFLSPGFPSGLRALSVCSWVRTASGRLGTLLSYATEENDNKLVLRGSDSLAPGSIHFVIGDLAFRELPLQPLLDGQWHHVCVIWTSTLGRYWLYVDRSLMATGSHFREGYEIPAGGSLMLGQEQDSMRGGFDSSEAFVGSMAGLAIWDQALVPGEVAKLATGREVPGGAILMLDNAQWGGGFVQRVNCSCLELCP; from the exons ATGGCCTCCCCGTGGAGGAAGGCCCTGTCTCTCCTCCTTATTTTTGTGCCTATCTGTCTGCATGGGGCTTTGTCACAGGGAGCCAGCCCTGAAgggcaaaggaaacca tttgTCGAGAGGCTCCGCAGACTGGAAGAGCAG tTCCAGAGGCTCCAAGAAGTGACCTTAACACACCTGCGTGTCCTCGCCAGTAACCACAACCTGTCTTATGGCATCGATGCTCGGTTCCAGAGCCTGGCGCGCGAGACACAGGCTATGGCTCTGGCTGTGAACCGGTCGCAGGCCACCATGCAGGGCGATCTGAGCCACCTCAAGACCTGGATGCAGAAGACCCAGCGCAGAAGCCGGAAGGTGGAGTCCAGGCTGCTGGCCTTGGGTGCCATGCTGAGTGAGAGGGGCAAGCAGCACAcccaggaggggaaggagccGCAGGTGCAGAGGGGCGCCCTCTCTGGCCTGGCCCAGGACCTGAGGGCCCTGCAGGACACGCTTGCTCGCCTCACGCACCTCATGCAGGGCCAGGGCGCCAGGCTGGCTGCTCTCGAGGGCCGGGGGCAGGTGGCCTGCCCTGGCACCATGGCC CCAGGGCTGACCTTGGCCCGGTCCCCAACCCTGCCTGGGCTGCCGAGCCCCAGCTCCCCAACGCTGTAGAGGGGAAGGCAGGTGCTCAGACCTTCGCCTGAGACTGGGGACCCACCTCAGGTCTCTGCCGGTGGTCTCCAGGGGATGCGGGCACTCCCCAGCCCAGGCAGCCAGTGGGCTTGGCCCCCCGAGAGACCAGGAGAGA CTTGTGACGTGGGCCCTGTGCTGGTCTTCCCGGACACCTCCACCCAGAACATCGCCTTCCTCAGCCCCGGCTTCCCATCAGGCCTGCGAGCCCTGTCCGTCTGCAGCTGGGTGCGCACAGCCTCGGGCCGCCTGGGCACCCTGCTCTCCTACGCCACGGAGGAGAATGACAACAAGCTTGTGCTGCGTGGCAGTGACTCCCTGGCCCCGGGCTCCATCCACTTCGTGATCGGAGACCTGGCCTTCAGGGAGCTGCCCCTGCAGCCACTGCTGGACGGCCAGTGGCACCATGTTTGTGTCATCTGGACGTCCACCCTGGGCAGGTACTGGCTGTACGTGGACCGCAGCCTCATGGCCACCGGCTCCCACTTCAGGGAGGGCTATGAGATCCCTGCAGGAGGGTCCCTCATGCTGGGCCAGGAGCAGGACAGCATGCGGGGCGGGTTTGACAGCTCTGAGGCTTTCGTGGGCAGCATGGCAGGCCTGGCCATTTGGGACCAGGCGCTGGTCCCCGGGGAGGTCGCAAAACTGGCCACCGGGAGGGAGGTCCCGGGGGGCGCCATCCTGATGCTGGACAATGCCCAGTGGGGAGGCGGATTCGTGCAGAGGGTGAACTGCAGCTGCCTGGAGCTCTGTCCCTGA